One genomic region from Geoalkalibacter sp. encodes:
- a CDS encoding CinA family nicotinamide mononucleotide deamidase-related protein, with the protein MARMNPLAPEADVDLDIAVLAIGDELLNGELADTNTAAIGRLLNAHGYRLREGRTVPDDEAAIIAALRELASRHGVVAVTGGLGPTRDDLTARAAAQAFDRPLVLNDEALALIRAFFRDHALEMEPRNEKQALLPQKCTVLPNPLGTAPGFLLQEGRCLLLFFPGVPVEMQAMAEAELLPRLEALSGDRPPQCERILKIFGLSEPRIESLLDGQPLPTGVAIAFGVDFPLVHLKLRARGEDAEERLDQAEVLVQRRMGDFIVARGRDTLAQTVARLLTAHGLSLSLAESCTGGLVAAWLTEIPGASAFLERGAVTYSNQAKNDWLGVSKRILHEQGAVSEACARAMATGLRQSTRTDITVAVTGIAGPDGGTDEKPVGTVFIALSANDAEQAKGYRFGGNREQIRKLSACMALEWIRRYLMERAQPKS; encoded by the coding sequence ATGGCTCGGATGAATCCCCTGGCTCCGGAGGCGGATGTGGATCTCGACATCGCGGTTCTCGCCATCGGCGATGAGCTGCTCAACGGCGAACTGGCCGACACCAATACGGCGGCCATCGGGCGGCTGCTCAACGCCCACGGCTATCGCCTGCGCGAAGGGCGCACGGTGCCCGACGACGAGGCGGCCATCATCGCCGCCCTGCGTGAGCTGGCGAGCCGCCATGGGGTGGTGGCGGTGACCGGCGGCCTCGGCCCGACCCGCGACGACCTCACGGCGCGCGCGGCGGCCCAGGCCTTCGACCGCCCCCTGGTGCTCAACGACGAGGCCCTGGCCCTGATCCGGGCGTTTTTCCGTGATCACGCCCTGGAGATGGAGCCGCGCAACGAAAAACAGGCGCTGCTGCCACAAAAATGCACGGTGCTGCCCAATCCCCTGGGCACCGCCCCCGGTTTTCTCTTGCAGGAGGGGCGCTGCCTGCTGCTGTTTTTCCCCGGCGTGCCCGTGGAAATGCAGGCCATGGCCGAAGCCGAGCTCCTGCCGCGCCTGGAAGCGCTGAGCGGCGATCGGCCGCCCCAGTGCGAGCGCATCCTTAAGATTTTCGGCCTTTCCGAACCGCGCATTGAAAGCCTGCTCGACGGCCAGCCCCTGCCGACGGGTGTCGCCATCGCCTTCGGCGTTGATTTTCCCCTGGTGCATCTCAAGCTGCGCGCCCGCGGCGAGGATGCCGAGGAGCGCCTCGACCAGGCCGAAGTCCTGGTGCAGCGCCGTATGGGGGATTTCATCGTCGCCCGCGGCCGCGACACCCTGGCTCAGACCGTGGCGCGCCTGCTGACCGCCCACGGCCTGAGCCTGTCCCTGGCCGAATCCTGCACCGGCGGGCTGGTGGCCGCCTGGCTTACGGAAATTCCCGGAGCCTCGGCGTTTCTCGAGCGCGGCGCCGTCACCTATTCCAATCAGGCGAAAAACGACTGGCTGGGCGTCTCCAAGCGCATTCTGCACGAGCAGGGCGCGGTCAGCGAAGCCTGCGCCCGCGCCATGGCCACCGGCCTGCGCCAGAGCACCCGCACCGACATCACCGTGGCCGTCACCGGCATCGCCGGCCCCGACGGCGGCACCGACGAAAAACCCGTGGGCACGGTGTTCATCGCCCTTTCGGCCAACGACGCCGAACAGGCCAAGGGCTACCGCTTCGGCGGCAATCGCGAGCAGATCCGCAAACTGAGCGCCTGCATGGCCCTGGAATGGATCCGCCGCTATCTGATGGAGCGGGCGCAGCCCAAGAGCTGA